A single window of Lepisosteus oculatus isolate fLepOcu1 chromosome 29, fLepOcu1.hap2, whole genome shotgun sequence DNA harbors:
- the LOC102682459 gene encoding cathepsin K-like produces the protein MKAVIVLASVVVCLHLGTCIDPSLDLEWENWKMKHKKVTRRRAVDQRRREIWEENYRAIEDHNKRYREGKETYEMGMNQFGDLTTEEFVKLTKMRTLTRMALRRSTKVMSATDLRLAASKLNFTGIDYRTMGYVTPVQNQGTCGSCYAFSAAGALEAQWKKKTGTLIPLSKQQLVDCSTSVGNAGCRGGLARLSYDYIIKNRGIQAEATYPYAMQKKNCTADKSKIVATVSDWKFLPVGDEQALQDALVTIGPVAVAIDGSTIKFQFYRKGIFSDSKCTIWNLSHATVLIGFGTEGSANYWTIKNSWGPYWGEKGYFRLAKNKGNECGISQSGVVPFL, from the exons ATGAAGGCTGTCATCGTCTTGGCCTCTGTGGTTGTTTGCCTCCACCTGGGCACCTGCATTGACCCTTCCCTGGACTTGGAGTGGGAGAACTGGAAGATGAAGCACAAGAAAGTCACCAGGAGGAGA GCAGTGGATCAACGGAGAAGAGAAATATGGGAGGAGAACTACCGAGCCATAGAAGATCACAACAAGAGATACAGAGAAGGAAAGGAGACATATGAAATGGGCATGAACCAATTTGGAGACCTG ACCACTGAAGAGTTTGTGAAGCTGACAAAGATGAGAACGTTGACAAGAATGGCACTCCGTAGGAGCACCAAAGTGATGTCGGCCACAGACTTGCGCCTGGCAGCCAGCAAGCTGAACTTCACAGGCATTGATTACAGGACCATGGGCTACGTCACTCCAGTCCAGAATCAG GGGACCTGTGGGAGCTGTTATGCATTCAGCGCTGCTGGAGCTTTGGAGGCTCAGTGGAAGAAGAAGACAGGCACGCTGATTCCATTGAGCAAACAGCAGCTGGTAGACTGCTCTACCTCAGTAGGAAATGCAGGCTGCAGAGGAGGTCTTGCTCGTCTGTCCTATGATTACATCATAAAGAACAGAGGAATCCAGGCTGAGGCCACCTACCCCTATGCCATGCAG AAAAAGAACTGCACTGCTGACAAGAGCAAGATTGTGGCCACAGTCAGTGACTGGAAGTTCCTGCCCGTTGGTGATGAACAGGCCCTACAAGATGCTTTAGTCACCATTGGCCCAGTGGCAGTTGCCATAGATGGTTCAACTATCAAATTCCAGTTCTACAGAAAAG GCATCTTTTCTGACTCCAAGTGCACCATTTGGAACCTGTCTCATGCCACGGTTTTGATTGGATTCGGTACAGAGGGATCTGCTAACTATTGGACAATCAAGAACAG CTGGGGGCCCTACTGGGGGGAGAAGGGCTATTTCCGCCTGGCCAAGAACAAAGGAAACGAGTGTGGGATCAGCCAGTCTGGAGTTGTCCCTTTCTTGTGA
- the LOC138225557 gene encoding cathepsin K-like gives MKAVIVLASVVLCLHLGTCIDPSMDLEWENWKIKHKKPTNRAGDQQRREIWEKNYGVIKSHNKRYREGKETYEMGMNQFGDLTTEEFVKLTKMRTLSRMALPRSTNVMLSATDLRLAASTLNVTSIDYRTMGYVTPVQNQGICGSCYAFSAAGALEAQWKKKTGTLITLSKQQLIDCSTSEGNIGCRGGLPDLSYDYIIKNGGIQAEATYPYAMQNQICTADKSKIVATLSDWKFLPVGDEQALQDALVNIGPVAVAIDGSTINFQFYRQGIFSDSKCTIWNLSHATVLIGFGTEGSANYWTIKNSWGPYWGEKGYFRLAKNKGNMCGISQYGVVPLV, from the exons ATGAAGGCTGTCATCGTCTTGGCCTCTGTGGTTCTCTGCCTCCACCTGGGCACCTGCATTGACCCTTCCATGGACTTGGAGTGGGAGAACTGGAAGATTAAACACAAGAAACCCACCAACAGA GCAGGGGATCAACAGAGAAGAGAAATCTGGGAGAAGAACTATGGAGTTATCAAGAGTCACAACAAGAGATACAGAGAAGGCAAGGAGACATATGAAATGGGCATGAACCAGTTTGGAGACCTG ACCACTGAAGAGTTTGTGAAGCTGACAAAGATGAGAACGTTGTCAAGAATGGCACTCCCCAGGAGCACCAATGTGATGTTGTCGGCCACAGACTTGCGCCTGGCAGCCAGCACGCTGAACGTCACGAGCATTGATTACAGGACCATGGGCTACGTCACTCCAGTCCAGAATCAG GGGATCTGTGGGAGCTGTTACGCGTTCAGCGCTGCTGGAGCTTTGGAGGCTCAGTGGAAGAAGAAGACAGGCACGCTGATTACTTTGAGCAAACAGCAGCTGATAGACTGCTCCACCTCAGAAGGAAATATAGGCTGCAGAGGAGGTCTTCCTGATCTGTCCTATGATTACATCATAAAGAATGGAGGAATCCAGGCTGAGGCCACCTACCCCTATGCCATGCAG AACCAGATCTGCACTGCTGACAAGAGCAAGATTGTGGCCACACTCAGTGACTGGAAATTCCTGCCCGTTGGTGATGAACAGGCTCTACAAGACGCTTTAGTCAACATTGGCCCAGTGGCAGTTGCCATAGATGGTTCAACTATCAACTTTCAGTTCTACAGACAAG GCATCTTTTCTGACTCCAAGTGCACCATTTGGAACCTGTCTCATGCCACGGTTTTGATTGGATTCGGTACAGAGGGATCTGCTAACTATTGGACAATCAAGAACAG CTGGGGGCCCTACTGGGGGGAGAAGGGCTATTTCCGCCTGGCCAAGAACAAAGGAAACATGTGTGGGATCAGCCAGTATGGAGTTGTCCCTTTAGTGTGA